gtcgtagaattttaacgtttaaaataacacatttgaaaaagtagtcgataaagcaatcaaacaccgacagattattaatatgttgtaacatgacatcactatttttgatctcacatagacaatttacgcacacacttgcatttcatttttggtcgcacttttgaagattgacagttgttcttgtctattctaattctatgcaaTGAATAGTCCATCTAAGCTGTGTAAAGATAAGATATTGACAGAACGAAGTGTGGTAGAGTGATATTTATGACATGGCCACACTTTGTATGCAAAGTTATCGTGGTCCGATTATCGGCCGCGTTTTTCTTGCCGTCGGGAAAAGGTGAGAATAAAAATACCagttgttaccactggtaacaacctGGTGGTAACAGCTGGGAATAacccctatttattttataagaagtattatagttagtcaaaccaaattgtcagcaaataataacaaaaaaaaactatatactcatgcttttgggtgctagtactagtgtaagacaaagatagtatgattctctctgtctgtgtttgaaatgagacaatcccttgacaaactatactttcTCAGTCAattgacaaactataggtactttCTCATTCTAGCTTGAGTACGGCGACAGCTGTTATCTCCATACAATCTTAGGGTAGGTATGCGCGCACGAGCAACTTTGTCGCCGCGACTTTGTGTtttgtctctgtcgcacttgactTCGACACTTGAGTGCGACAGAGACAAAACACAAAGTCGCGGCGACAAAGTTGCTCGTGCGCGCATAGGGTTAGAGTCGGGCCAAGATAACTTTGCATCGCATTTTcacaatgtcatcattaatgtcaaatttttatgaaaatataatgtttataaCGACACCACCTCACTTTGTCATATTCAAATCGGTTGTAAAGTTAGCCAGACGGACTCTAAAAGTCGTAACACATTCGCACCGCACCCATacgtgagagcgagaaagagataacTTTTTCTCGCTCCCACTTATGGGTGCGGTGCGGTAACGTGTTACGGCTTTTAATCCTCTAAATACAGAATAATGCCGGCTACACACgtaactataaatcgtagcgattaaacTGTGCAGTCCGACTGTGCAGATAAATCGAACGTTCCTAGTGCCTCCACACGCCTCCGATATCGGCGTCGATCGTCAGTTCTCCGCAGAAGCTCACGCAAGAAACATGTTATCCATGTCATGAAAGTTAATATGGTAGTTAAGTTTTCTTAAATTTTCTAATGTTCCGCGcaactttcttatttttttttctgttataaGAAACTTCTCCTGACAATAACTAACATATAGACAGTAAAGCAAATctattcagtagaaaaaggcgcgaaattcaaattttctatgagacgaagtccctttgcgcctacatttttcaaatttgccgcctttttctactgacaagatctgcttgaccaatttTAAGACAAAAAGAATTAGCGAAATTGGTCCAGCCGTTCACGCGTGATGCCGTGACCAAGAGAAATATGgattcatttttatatttttcattatttacttGAGGAACGAACGTGCGCACACAAGCAAGCTACATGAAGTACTGCCGAAATGACCGATCGCCATCCACACGCAACGATAAAACTGTGCAAACGCATCGACAAcgatttttctaatataatttgcaACTGCCACCGATCAACGATTTATCGtacgatttgtcatacacacggttCGATTTATCTGCACAGTCGGACTGTACAGTTTTATCGCAACGATTTATCGTTACGTATGTGGCCAGCATAAGCAACGCAAAATATGTATTGTAATGAtatgacagctgtcaccgtacccaagctatatgaaaaaataggctgtgacagacggacatacATACGCACGAGTAATTATAATAGCCAATTTagactcgcgcgagccacgagacgagacgcgagtccaccgcttacactcgcgttcggcttgtcattcggttataaaccttatgccgtgccgttagtgtttaaattatattagctcgacgagcttgcgagccacgagacgagccgcgagcccaccgcttacactcgcggctcgtctcgtggctcgtgcgagagtctaaaccggctataaagtttccgtcacacaggcgcgttttccgggcggggcgtgagcgttttatatgtaaaagcggcgcgccccgcccggaaaacgcgcctgtgcttctgtgtgacgaaaccttaagggttccgttttttccttttgaggtacggaaccctaaaactaaTAAAGCAGCAGTCTGATCGGTTAGGAACAAATGAGACAGATAGACACCAAATCAatgttttttattacaaaacttTAAGAAAAATGCTCATGTCAGATTATCCTAAATATGTAGTTTTCTAGTTTTGTATTACCCCGgctaccttggaggatataatcaaacggagacgccatgtctgtaattttctgtacaaaacagtctgccgatttttgcgggggaggggaacgtcaaatgtatgcgtaacgtaaaaatagccatgtcagataaacgtcagtccatacattgtgtatgaccgttggctgcctaatttcgacagaggggaaagcctgttaatggctactccgtttagttgtatcctccaagccggTTACACACGTTAACTATAGATCGTAGCgattaatctgtgcagtccgatttgcgcagttttatctaccgtgtgtatgacaaatcgttacgataatcgacaacgatttgtcatagagtctgtgcggaaagagaagagtcgtggaatgtattgctattgggccccgtacattccacgactcttctctttccgcacagacactACACATGGtagataaaactgcgcaaatcgcactgcacagattaatcgctacgatttattagtcgatttagactcgcgcgagccacgagacgagccgcaagccgagccacgagacgagagtgtaagcggtgggctcgcggctcgtctcgtggctcgcaagctcgtcgaactaatataatttaaacactaacggcacggcataaggtttataaccgaatgacaagccgaacgcgagtgtaaatggtggactcgcgtctcgtggctcgcgcgagagtttaaaccggctataTAGTTACGTGTGTAGTAGGCATAAGGTAGTCGCCGtacgtgcgttaaggacgcatctataagttagagcgagaaagagatgttTTGACCGGACCAAGCTCGCGGCAGTCTGTTGTGGCTCTTAATCTGAATGCTGCGCGTCTTTTATCACTTGCAAAAGATCTATCTTCGCTTGTATCCGCGAATACTCCGGTATTTTATTAAACTCTTTGACCAAAGACAAGAAGAACAATCTGTCTTCTTCTTCGTCTGCCACATTTCTTTCCCGCTCCtgggttttttcttttttattagaGCCAGTCTCTAAAGGGTCGatatgtttttttctttttaataaccTAACAACTGACAGAGGGTCGTCTTCATTGTCATGTGTAACCTCGTTTTTAAAGTCGGCAACGTTAAAAACGGTATTGCCAGATACCGTTTCTGCTAAGAATAGCAGGTTGTCATAGTGCgcgtaatgattttttttcttatcgTCGCAGCCTTTGGTTTTTGCTTTGTGCACTTTGACGAAGCAGTCGCGTACGTTTCTCCATTTTTTCCGAAGATGCACGCctgtaagaaaataaatcattattaaggtTAACACGTTCTGTGGTTTTTCTCTGATTTTTATTTGTCCGTATccgaatgcattttttttatttgaaaattttattcttgaaaaaaaaagcttgttaaataaaataagagacTAAATGTCATTATGGTCAGCTGCAGTCTGGCTATAGAAAACTGGAAAGCTCATTTAAGTAgaaatgtacctaatataaaattacagtTGGTAATCAAACTACATCGGTAATTGGAAAGCCacaaatgccgcaatgtatcGCAAATCGCATGAGACGGTGACGTTTAGAGGccattacatacctagttgTTTCCTCTCCGCTCTCGACAGTTCCTGGTCCCCTCCATACATGTCCACCAGCTCATTCCACGCCTGCAACCTCAGCTCCCTATCGTTGTACTCCACGCATTTCGTGTTCCAAATTGCCGGCCGGTTCTGCACCTCCATGATAAAACCTTCTGTGTCAAAATCCATTTCGCCGAGAGTAAAAAAGTTCTTGCGCTTCGATTTTAATTTAGAAGTCATGTAAAACTTGTGTCAGttgcaaatttaaaaatgttgacACACCATTTAATAACGTTGTGTTAACGTTACACATAAACGTTATCAACGCGTTAATAACTTAATACAGGCGTTACGGACTGGCTAAATGATGGAAAATACAATAATTTCACTACTTAACCACTAGATGAGCAATTAAATAACGTCAACGAACGGTATCGTTACGTTACTAATATGTAACTGGTACTGTTATCGTTTAGTTTTCTTTGTCCGCCGTTCCGCTGCGTCCGACGGTGACACTCGCGTCCGCGACCGGTAACGTCCCAATGTTCCAATTTTGAGAGTACACACACAGTTAAGGGTTACTGGCTAAGTAGGAGCAGCGAATTCagtcatcgatcaaatgccgcaatgtatcGCAAATTGACTGCGATTATCAGTGATGCGTTTGTAACACAGTAGCGGGCGAAGGTCACGCACTGCAAGCGTCGTCGGTTAGTACGTAGCAGGTACTTCTCTAGAACCACTGTCCGGATTTTACCACGCGTCGCTGTGGCTTAGTACATATATTGTTACGGGATATATTTTTGATCGCTGCCCGGATGACGCAGCGCAGATCCGTCGTCGGCGGCGGGCAGCGGGGTACTAAAGAAACTAAATCGAGAGCGCGAGCGAGAGCAGCGGGCGGCCGCGCGTTTTACCGCAGTAGGCGGGCGTAACGTAACCGCAAGCCTATACAGGGTGaaaaactactactacttaatGGGATtagccggtcgaagtattttacaaaTAGCGCCCGCATAGGTTTTACCGTTACCTACGAAGTGTCAGGcccacaaattgtatttttttttaatgttttttttgctcTTAAAGCCAAATTTCATTGAACAAAACTAGAGACAGCTAAAATccatgctggcgccatctatgaaaATTTTGACTGCAGTTGCCAATCGCCAATCCCATTGAGAAACAGCTCAACATTGTAATTTtaagatcatcatcatcttcctcgcgttgtcccggcattttgccacggctcatgggagcctggggtccgcttggcaactaatcccagtaattggcgtgggcactagtttttacgaaagcgactgccatctgaccttccaacccagagggtaaactaggcccgtttagggattagtccggtttcctcacgatgttttccttcaccgaaaagcgactggtaaatatcaaatgatatttcgtacataagttccgaaaaactcattggtacgagccggggttcgaacccgcgacctccggattgcaagtcgcacgctcttaccgctaggccaccagcgctttgtaattttaagataatttttaatttataaagagTTTAAAATAGTACCTAATAGAAATTTATGTTACATTGTTGAtccataattaatataattatccaTAATAGAGTGGTGCCTTCCTTTCCTGCCAACCACCCCAACACAGGCAATTCGTTGCTTACCTAGCGGCTCCATTCCCTAATAAAACATGGCCATGtgtattttaaagaaataaagaaatttgtattgtatttgtatatataattaCTGATTTCACGTACCTaagctaattttacggtttaactcacGTACGTACAAAATACTTGAGTAGGTATAAATTCGATTATTTTAGTACTAATTAGTCTAATTACATCCTTAAAACTTAATACCATATTAAGATCGAAAGACACTTATTGTGAAACGTGAAAGTTTGTGTGTCACCTTGTCTTGTCAGTCACGGCTAAACCATTTGTGATGTAGTTCGCCAGGCAGAAGTGGTGCAAATTATCAACTCTGCGGATCGACTTGagactttatttttattcttacaCGGTATAAGGTACATACTTATGACTTTTTATTAcaggcttttatttaacttgccctgttactGTTTAGTTAGTAAGTATATGTAAGTTTGTTAGTTATTTATTGTGGGTCAAATGTGACCCACTTTCCGATTTCAGATTGAGCTGAGAATTtgcatatattatgtatgtaatgtatgtatgctgtgctgtaagtcgggtgacaatgcaatatacaaggtgtcccaagaagtagtgatatactgaagctgggaggtagaggacctaatagagggctatctgaatcacccccatgtatgttccacgatttttcgtattttcagagttatgattttttttaatttttcatctatcgccgagtacgatgagatttttatttatggtgacgtgaattattgcggtaaatgcttgattttttttgtgtgcaaagctgatagataggccaattcagtatggtaacatttactaacgttagatctttgaatggaataaaaaaaaaatttaatgccaagaaagataaaattacccagtatgttcacaacttcaagggcgcttaaaaaaataaaacattcaacTACAGTCCGCgagaaaagcttgtaccaaaatagttattttcgatacaagtgcgaaaaagaggaaattcgaaacgagtggcgataaattaaaacacgaccgaagggagtgttttaaatcgacacgagttgcgaattacctattcgcacgtgtatcgcacaacgttttacagtacatatggtactttaaagtttcgacttcgacatacgcacgaaaagtgctattttacgcactagtgcggaaaagtagccccatatgtactgtaaatgacatttttgccaaaaacttattcttaaCACATTTATAACACGCGACAAAACGCGATTTGTGCAAGAGAGAGAGGGCTTAGCCATCAACTCTCACGTACGCTACAAATAGCAGAAACAAAAGATTATCGGGCGATCCTCTGGCGATCCTCTGGCCTGTTTATTGTCTTTATATATGTATCGATCGAGGTACATATTaactcagatttttttttctttacacaGACGAGTCAGACGCGCAAGATGACGTATGGAGCTTCTTCGAACGCGCGGGCGGCGAGGCGCGCTGTGCTGTCTGCCGCGCCATGGTCCCCATATCCGCGCTGCGCAGCCATCTGAGGAATAATCACCCTAAGCTAGTTGACATTGTGGTGAGTTTCGAACAACCATACAGAGTGTGTGGCGAGGCGGTGTACTGC
The DNA window shown above is from Cydia amplana chromosome 25, ilCydAmpl1.1, whole genome shotgun sequence and carries:
- the LOC134659615 gene encoding uncharacterized protein LOC134659615; this encodes MTSKLKSKRKNFFTLGEMDFDTEGFIMEVQNRPAIWNTKCVEYNDRELRLQAWNELVDMYGGDQELSRAERKQLGVHLRKKWRNVRDCFVKVHKAKTKGCDDKKKNHYAHYDNLLFLAETVSGNTVFNVADFKNEVTHDNEDDPLSVVRLLKRKKHIDPLETGSNKKEKTQERERNVADEEEDRLFFLSLVKEFNKIPEYSRIQAKIDLLQVIKDAQHSD